One genomic segment of Musa acuminata AAA Group cultivar baxijiao chromosome BXJ3-3, Cavendish_Baxijiao_AAA, whole genome shotgun sequence includes these proteins:
- the LOC135632297 gene encoding rho GTPase-activating protein 1-like: MAEVLPSPSHFPSSPRGALSCESCDEASGFLGPFNALGGGEDEAGRSGGGGPIEEKRERRVRGGGGQEVLEEDQQRQLSVLALVLTVVRKSLLGCKTEGAGDKDSCSMDIGRPTDVQHVAHVTFDRFHGFLGLPVEFEPEVPRIAPSASATVFGVSTESMQCSYDSRGNTVPTILLQMQRCLYEQGGLRAEGIFRINGETSEEEYVRNQLDNGIVPEGVDVHCLAGLIKAWFRELPMGLLDSLSSEQVMQCQTEEACDHITRLLPPTEAALLDWAINLMADVAQEEQQNKMNAHNVATVFAPNMTKVADPLTALMYVVQVMNFLRMLIVRTLKERQQSILEDAYVYDADPSDDDGHYSPKPHLEASSEEAVELVCVTKKPVFNILTQVPKLTIDEAAVSPQTFCATAAASEETAFPTNAAQTGGSSSGYDVAADGSNAVHTNYRRKRMGRLNGHNHKKGRKGKLHHASFPAERSKGTSIVSRINSETDRAEAWR; encoded by the exons ATGGCTGAAGTGCTTCCGTCCCCTTCTCACTTCCCTTCGTCTCCGAGAGGGGCCCTTTCGTGCGAGTCGTGTGATGAGGCCAGCGGCTTTTTAGGCCCTTTCAATGCCCTCGGAGGAGGCGAGGACGAGGCCGGCAGGAGTGGCGGTGGCGGCCCGATAGAGGAGAAGAGGGAAAGGAGGGTgaggggaggaggagggcagGAGGTCCTGGAGGAGGATCAGCAACGGCAGCTGTCTGTGTTGGCGTTGGTCCTGACGGTGGTCCGGAAGTCGCTGCTGGGGTGCAAGACGGAGGGAGCTGGCGACAAGGATTCCTGCTCAATGGATATCGGGCGTCCCACAGACGTGCAGCACGTCGCCCACGTCACCTTCGACCGGTTCCATGGATTCCTTGGGCTGCCCGTCGAGTTCGAGCCGGAGGTTCCTCGTATAGCCCCCAGCGCAAG TGCAACTGTCTTTGGTGTTTCAACTGAATCTATGCAATGCTCATATGATTCTAGAGGCAATACTGTTCCAACCATACTCTTGCAAATGCAGAGATGTCTTTATGAGCAAGGTGGCCTTCGG GCAGAAGGAATTTTCAGGATAAATGGTGAGACTAGTGAAGAGGAGTATGTGAGAAACCAGCTAGATAATGGAATAGTACCGGAGGGTGTTGATGTGCATTGTCTAGCGGGTTTAATAAAG GCCTGGTTTAGAGAACTTCCTATGGGGTTGTTGGACTCTCTTTCATCTGAGCAGGTGATGCAATGCCAAACAGAGGAAGCTTGTGATCATATCACTAGATTGCTACCGCCAACAGAAGCTGCTCTACTGGATTGGGCCATCAATTTGATGGCTGACGTTGCCCAAGAAGAACAACAAAACAAGATGAATGCACATAATGTTGCAACAGTGTTTGCTCCAAACATGACTAAG GTGGCGGATCCTTTGACTGCATTGATGTATGTAGTGCAAGTGATGAATTTTTTGAGGATGCTGATCGTAAGGACACTGAAAGAGAGACAACAATCTATTTTGGAAGATGCTTATGTTTATGATGCAGATCCATCTGATGACGACGGCCACTACAGCCCTAAGCCTCATCTCGAGGCTAGTAGTGAAGAGGCAGTCGAGCTAGTTTGTGTTACCAAGAAACCTGTCTTCAATATTCTTACCCAAGTTCCTAAATTGACAATAGATGAGGCAGCTGTTAGTCCTCAGACCTTCTGTGCCACTGCTGCTGCCTCTGAAGAAACAGCATTCCCCACGAACGCAGCACAAACTGGTGGTTCATCCAGCGGCTACGATGTAGCGGCTGATGGTTCTAATGCAGTTCACACGAATTATCGCAGGAAAAGGATGGGTCGGCTGAACGGCCACAACCACAAGAAAGGAAGAAAGGGAAAACTACATCACGCATCCTTCCCAGCCGAAAGGTCTAAAGGGACCAGTATCGTGAGTCGTATAAATTCAGAGACTGATCGTGCCGAAGCATGGAGATGA
- the LOC135634115 gene encoding uncharacterized protein LOC135634115: protein MRKVKSESWLGRMGLVRDGGRKKGGAGGGEKAAATVGVLAFEVARFMSKAVQLWHALADDRVARLRDEVLRLEGVRKLVSDDDGFLLALALAETTDALGSLARAVAGLGRRCSDPALQRFDAAFADLVKTGADPHGFEYAGRKMERKVKKMERFVAAGADLYHELEVLAELEQGLLRLLANPDAGGRHQASVADFKHKVMWQRQQVKYLREASLWVRTYDYAVRLLSRSLFSIVGRIRQVFGFPTKTEATGWSGGHRKPAARLSRSHSIAGLMPSPGHSSDGNMVRLFASGPHAAPQHETRSGPIDTNSGALAGQCPRPRIGLPPPARKRHNSRTKWPVGGRTFGGCMVGGNEPAVLQSCIPMDTALRKPNVTPLTPPGADAASPETSVNMFDMIEPRFQLLNAPATTLGAAALALHYANVIIVIEKLAASPHLIGPDARDDLYSMLTTSIKAALRARLKSYAKNLASSIYDPVLAAEWSAAVTRILDWLAPLAHNMIRWQSERSFEQQSLASNSNVLLLQTLYFADQRKAEDAITELLVGLNYLWRFGRELNAKAMLECVSSRNFDDCLQIQVDADVHACPAIQDTA, encoded by the coding sequence ATGAGGAAGGTGAAGTCGGAGTCGTGGCTGGGCCGCATGGGGCTCGTGCGAGATGGCGGGCGAAAGAAGGGCGGCGCGGGCGGGGGGGAGAAGGCAGCCGCCACTGTCGGCGTGCTGGCCTtcgaggttgcgcggttcatgtcCAAGGCCGTCCAGCTCTGGCACGCCCTGGCCGACGACCGCGTCGCCCGCCTGCGCGATGAGGTCCTCCGCCTCGAGGGCGTCCGCAAGCTCGTCTCCGACGACGACGGCTTCCTCCTCGCCCTGGCACTCGCCGAGACGACCGACGCCCTCGGGTCCCTGGCCCGCGCCGTGGCCGGACTCGGCCGGCGGTGCTCCGACCCAGCGCTGCAGCGGTTCGACGCCGCGTTCGCGGATCTGGTCAAGACCGGCGCCGACCCCCACGGGTTCGAGTACGCGGGGCGGAAGATGGAGCGCAAGGTCAAGAAGATGGAGCGGTTTGTCGCCGCGGGCGCCGACCTGTACCACGAACTCGAGGTGCTGGCGGAGCTGGAGCAGGGGCTGCTCCGGTTGCTGGCCAACCCCGACGCCGGCGGCCGCCACCAGGCCAGCGTCGCCGATTTCAAGCACAAGGTcatgtggcagcggcagcaggtgaaGTACCTGCGCGAGGCCTCGCTGTGGGTCAGGACCTACGACTACGCCGTCCGCCTGCTGAGCCGATCCCTGTTCTCGATCGTCGGAAGGATCAGGCAAGTCTTCGGATTCCCGACGAAGACAGAAGCCACCGGGTGGTCCGGCGGCCACCGAAAGCCCGCCGCCCGGCTCTCCCGCAGCCACTCCATCGCCGGCCTGATGCCCTCCCCCGGCCACTCATCCGACGGCAACATGGTCCGCCTGTTCGCCTCCGGGCCGCACGCTGCCCCTCAGCACGAAACCAGATCCGGGCCTATAGATACCAACAGCGGAGCATTGGCCGGGCAGTGTCCACGTCCCAGGATCGGCCTGCCTCCTCCCGCTCGAAAGCGCCATAATTCTCGAACCAAGTGGCCGGTCGGCGGCAGAACATTCGGTGGGTGTATGGTCGGTGGCAATGAGCCAGCAGTCCTGCAGAGCTGCATCCCCATGGACACCGCCCTCCGGAAGCCAAATGTGACGCCATTGACTCCTCCCGGAGCTGATGCTGCAAGCCCTGAGACCAGCGTAAACATGTTCGACATGATCGAACCCAGGTTCCAGTTGCTGAATGCTCCAGCCACCACCCTCGGCGCCGCAGCTCTAGCTCTGCACTACGCCAACGTGATCATCGTCATCGAGAAGCTTGCGGCCTCCCCCCATTTGATCGGCCCCGACGCCAGAGATGACCTCTACAGCATGCTAACCACAAGCATAAAAGCAGCCCTCAGAGCGAGGCTGAAATCGTACGCCAAGAACTTGGCTTCATCCATTTACGATCCAGTTCTTGCAGCAGAGTGGAGTGCGGCGGTGACAAGGATACTGGACTGGCTGGCACCGCTCGCCCATAACATGATCCGATGGCAATCCGAGAGGAGCTTCGAGCAGCAGAGCTTGGCCTCCAACTCTAACGTTCTTCTGCTGCAGACGCTCTATTTTGCGGACCAAAGGAAGGCGGAGGACGCCATTACTGAGCTGCTCGTTGGTTTGAACTACTTGTGGAGATTCGGAAGAGAATTGAATGCGAAAGCCATGTTGGAGTGCGTCAGCAGCAGAAACTTCGATGACTGTCTGCAGATACAGGTCGATGCCGATGTCCACGCTTGTCCAGCAATCCAAGACACTGCTTAA
- the LOC103977066 gene encoding AT-hook motif nuclear-localized protein 7, with protein MLACMDGGESTVVSVCAVGDGGGTGDGAGIQAAAKEYSAASTPSPSPPAAAFPGVVGGVMGMPVPPPEGAAQAMGMMGSGGSGSSGADLFGRKKKGRPRKYGPDGMALALSPTSGSPFSPLSSDGKRGRGRPPGSGKYQLLASLGEWFAYTAGGNFMPHVVTIATGEDIAARILSFSQKGTRSICILSANGAVSNVTIRQPGSSGGTLTYEGRFEILSLSGSFTTTENGGVRSRTGGISVSLAGPDGRVIGGGVVGLLLAASPIQVVVGSFKLNAFKEQKAKPTQQTPFAAVPANTGMLMDARPISQANPEDDCEIPTSSLTGQSHAENSMHNPTPNSTLHAAGWHGLQSSEHDPSPDINICLQRD; from the exons ATGCTTGCATGCATGGACGGGGGAGAGAGCACTGTTGTTTCGGTGTGTGCAGTCGGAGATGGTGGTGGAACTGGAGACGGAGCAGGAATACAAGCAGCAGCGAAGGAGTACTCCGCCGCTTCTACTCCGTCTCCCTCGCCACCGGCAGCGGCCTTCCCCGGCGTGGTTGGTGGGGTGATGGGAATGCCCGTGCCGCCGCCTGAAGGGGCTGCCCAGGCCATGGGGATGATGGGGAGTGGCGGCAGTGGGAGCAGCGGGGCCGACCTTTTCGGAAGGAAGAAGAAAGGGAGGCCCAGGAAGTATGGACCGGACGGCATGGCCTTGGCGCTGTCGCCGACCTCCGGCTCCCCTTTCTCCCCCCTTTCCTCCGACGGCAAACGGGGTAGAGGGCGGCCACCTGGCTCCGGCAAATACCAGCTCCTTGCGTCTCTTG GGGAGTGGTTTGCATACACAGCTGGTGGGAATTTTATGCCGCATGTTGTGACCATTGCCACGGGGGAG GATATTGCTGCCAGAATTCTCTCCTTCTCCCAAAAGGGTACGCGGTCCATCTGCATACTATCGGCAAATGGGGCTGTCTCGAATGTTACCATACGCCAACCAGGTTCCTCCGGTGGTACATTGACTTATGAG GGCCGTTTTGAGATTCTATCTCTGTCTGGGTCCTTCACGACCACTGAAAATGGTGGCGTACGAAGTAGAACCGGTGGGATAAGCGTATCACTTGCTGGTCCTGATGGCCGTGTTATTGGTGGAGGAGTTGTAGGATTGTTGCTTGCTGCGAGTCCGATTCAG GTGGTGGTTGGAAGCTTCAAGCTAAACGCTTTCAAGGAGCAAAAAGCAAAACCGACACAGCAAACACCTTTTGCAGCAGTTCCAGCAAACACTGGTATGTTGATGGATGCGAGGCCAATTTCGCAGGCGAACCCTGAAGATGACTGCGAGATCCCAACCTCATCGTTAACTGGGCAATCCCATGCCGAAAACAGCATGCACAACCCCACTCCAAACTCCACTCTGCACGCAGCAGGTTGGCACGGCCTGCAGTCATCAGAGCATGATCCTTCTCCTGATATTAACATATGCTTACAGCGAGATTAG
- the LOC135634361 gene encoding uncharacterized protein LOC135634361, giving the protein MVGRTKRSLLPPNHLFVLPAMKDLASCFGEHAVKVSDTSCSGSSSSGNSSVIDNATSVLSAVTCVYRTRLSAQQELLIRVTWSKGHVSPTLSVGVDDDPSNPMVHELPLRKKKGSRTCIAGDFVVAVHWDISSAKYGSGPEPSDGFYIVMVVNSELALLLGDMSKDYMRMSEETLPVAEFSMISRREQVIGHAIHSTRARFRDDGSDHEITIKCKGDGWDSRDSELSVSVDKKKVVHVRSLRWNFRGNHTIFIDGSPVDMMWDVHDWWFSSSSGSAVFMFRARSTLDSRLWLEEMLHKEQGTSRFSLLIQAFKG; this is encoded by the coding sequence ATGGTGGGCAGAACGAAGAGAAGCCTCCTGCCTCCTAACCATCTTTTCGTCCTTccagccatgaaagacttggcctCGTGCTTCGGTGAGCACGCAGTTAAAGTCTCCGACACCTCCTGCTCcgggagcagcagcagcggcaactCCTCCGTGATCGACAACGCCACCTCTGTTCTCAGCGCTGTGACCTGCGTCTACCGGACGAGGCTCTCCGCGCAGCAGGAGCTCCTCATCAGGGTCACCTGGTCCAAGGGGCACGTCAGCCCCACGCTATCCGTCGGCGTCGACGACGACCCGTCGAACCCCATGGTTCATGAGCTACCACTGAGGAAGAAGAAGGGCAGCAGGACTTGCATCGCCGGGGACTTCGTCGTCGCAGTGCACTGGGACATCTCTTCAGCTAAGTACGGGTCTGGTCCTGAGCCTAGCGATGGTTTCTACATCGTGATGGTGGTGAACTCGGAGTTGGCGCTGTTGCTTGGAGACATGAGCAAAGACTACATGAGAATGTCGGAGGAGACGCTTCCGGTCGCCGAATTCTCGATGATTAGCCGGCGAGAACAGGTCATCGGCCACGCGATTCACTCCACAAGAGCTCGGTTCCGCGACGACGGGAGCGACCACGAGATCACCATCAAGTGCAAGGGAGACGGATGGGACAGCAGGGACTCGGAGCTGTCGGTATCGGTGGACAAGAAGAAGGTGGTGCACGTGAGGAGCCTCCGGTGGAACTTCCGGGGGAACCACACCATCTTCATCGACGGGTCGCCGGTGGACATGATGTGGGACGTGCACGACTGGTGGTTCAGCAGCTCCTCCGGCAGCGCCGTGTTCATGTTCCGGGCGCGGAGCACGTTGGATAGCAGGCTGTGGCTGGAGGAGATGCTGCACAAGGAGCAGGGTACCTCTCGCTTCTCCCTGCTGATACAAGCCTTCAAGGGCTGA